The DNA window CAGAATAGAAAAACCCGATAGCGACAGGAGAATAGTTGAAAGTCCGCCTTTCAGGATAGATACTTATTCTCAAACATTATATAAAGGGGAAAAAATCATAGAACTTACACCTACAGAGTATTCTATAATCAAACTTTTCATGGAAAATCCATCCAGAGCATTAAAGCGTGATGACCTCCTAAATGAAGTTTGGGGTTACAATTTCGTTGGAGATCCCAAAATAGTGGATGTCAATATACGCCGCCTCAGGGCAAAAATCGAAGATATGCCCGGAAAACCTGTATATATAGAAACCGTATGGGGCACCGGGTACAGATGGAGAGGTGGAAACAGTTAGCTTAAGATTATGAGAAGCATTAAAGTAAGACTTGTTGGAAATTTTGTATTCGTTATAGTAATAACTGTTGTGATATTCGAAATCTTTTTGATAAATTCCGTGAAACAGTATTATTATAATAACGTTGAAGAAGTTATGACAAATCAGATAAAATTTTCCGCTGACTTTTACAACAGATATCTATCATCATCATCCCTTGAAGATAACATTATAGACAATGTTGATGTTTTCTGGCAGCAGACAAATGCCGAGGTACAGGTGATCGACCTTAAAGGCAACATACTTATGGATTCAATCGGCGTGCCTTTGGCAACGGTTCAGTCATCTGATTTCAAGAAAGCTGCCCAAGGTTTAAAAGGTAAATGGATAGGTAAAATAAACGGCAGCGAGGATGCCATGGCAGTATCATATCCGTTGAAATCCGATGACAGGACTATCGGAGTGCTAAGGTTTATCACATCCCTTAAAGAGGTAAACAAAGCAATAAAAAAGGTGTCCATGGTCTTTATATGGGCAGGTCTTTTTGTCATTTTCATATCCGGGCTTGTCAGCATATTTTTATCCGATACAATCATAAAACCATTGAGAGAGGTAACGAATGCGGCCGAAAAGATGGCTGATGGAAAACTGTCGGTTAAAAGCATAAAAAAATATGATGATGAAATAGGCAAGCTTTCGGATACTTTAAACTATATGGCAGAAGAAATATTAAAAAGAGAAAAAATGAAGGATGAATTTATTTCGTCCATATCCCATGAACTTAGAACGCCGTTGACATCTATAAAGGGCTGGGCAATAACTTTAAATACCGATGATCTTAAGGATCAGCCTCTTATACGGGACGGCCTTGAAATAATCGAAAAGGAGAGCGACAGGCTGACACATATGGTCGAGGAACTTCTGGATTTTTCAAAGCTTTCTTCGAGAAAAATAACGTTAAATCTCGAAAAAGTCGATATCATCCATATCATGAAGCATGTAGAAAAACAATTATCTCCAAGGGCAAATGCAGAAAATATAAAATTCGATGTAACATATCCTAAAAGCCTCCCATCGATATTGGGAGATGAGAACAGGTTGAAACAGGTGTTTATA is part of the Clostridiales bacterium genome and encodes:
- a CDS encoding HAMP domain-containing sensor histidine kinase, producing MRSIKVRLVGNFVFVIVITVVIFEIFLINSVKQYYYNNVEEVMTNQIKFSADFYNRYLSSSSLEDNIIDNVDVFWQQTNAEVQVIDLKGNILMDSIGVPLATVQSSDFKKAAQGLKGKWIGKINGSEDAMAVSYPLKSDDRTIGVLRFITSLKEVNKAIKKVSMVFIWAGLFVIFISGLVSIFLSDTIIKPLREVTNAAEKMADGKLSVKSIKKYDDEIGKLSDTLNYMAEEILKREKMKDEFISSISHELRTPLTSIKGWAITLNTDDLKDQPLIRDGLEIIEKESDRLTHMVEELLDFSKLSSRKITLNLEKVDIIHIMKHVEKQLSPRANAENIKFDVTYPKSLPSILGDENRLKQVFINLLDNAFKFISDDGKVEFSARQDKGNIIICIKDNGCGISEEDLPYVKEKFYKGKNSKSKTGLGLSICDEIIKLHNGSLEIKSEENKGTEVYVTLPVDREEQENEKD